A window of Bernardetia sp. genomic DNA:
GCTCACTCTTGATTTCAGAAAGAATAAAATTTCCATTGCTTCCGTTGAGAGGAAAAGTGTGTTTTTTATCGTGTAACGCTTCGTATTCTTCTAAACTAATGGCTTTTCTATTTTTCAACGTAGAAAAAACGTTAAACTTTTCTATAATTTCTATGGCGTTTTTTTGTAAAACACCCTCAAAAACCTTTGATTTTGAACCACTTCCGTAGGCGCAAAAGCCTATTTTTTGTCCTTCTAACTTTTCTCCTTTAAATAACATTTCCTTTTTCATTTCCAAACAACTCATCAGAGCCATAAAAATAGAAGCTGTGTACATATTTCCAATATGAGAAGAAGCAAGTTGGCTTGTTTCAATCTTTTCTTTAACAAAGATTCTGTACGAATCTGTTTTAGCCACCTTTTTAAATAATTCTTTTGGCTCTGAATATAAATTTTCTTGTGAAATACCAAATCGTTCTAAATAACCTTCTCTTCTACTTTTATCTGTCAAAAATAAGCGTTCTTTAGTAAAAATCTGACTAAACATACGTTTTCCGTGAAACGCATACGGCAAGTGAAAAATTAGGCTATTCCACCTTTCTGAAAGAATATCATTTTCATTATACAAACCTTCTTTTACAGCCTGTTTTTTAAAAGAAAAATAAGCGTCATGCAAACGGTTTTGATAACAAGAATTTGAAAATTGTCCGTCAAAGACAGGAGTTTCACTAAAATTGGGTTTAAAAAAATCGTGTTCACTCTTCGTAGAAACGCCCCAAATATCGTTGATAGCTATCAGTCTTGGATTTTGCTTGACGAGCATTGCCACAGCACCTGCACCTTGAGTATATTCGCCACCCGAGTTTTTTTCATATTTTGCATAATCAGTAGCTACTACAATACCGATACGATTTTTATTCCCTCTTGCCCAATCCAATGTATTTTGAAGTGCATCTACCCCACCAATACAAGCAAAAGTCATATCTAAGGCATCACAATTTTCAAAAAATTCTGTGTTTGGTTCTTTTTTGTGTTCTTCTTGTAATTTTTGGTTGAGCATTCCCAAAATATACGTAGCAATAGGCTTTGCGCCATCTAGTCCAGATTCTGTCCCTACATAAAGTCTTCCAATATCTTTTGGGTTTAGATTATATTCTTTTATCAGTTTCCAAACAGCATTGGCTGCCATACTTGCTGCATCTTCATTTACATCTGGAAGAGCCATTTTCAATACGCCTAAGCCTTTACTTAATTTTTCGTAGTCTAAATTGCGTGAGGGAGCTAATGTTTCTAAGTCTAAGTAAATATGAGGAACATAAAAAGACATTGCATCAATGCCTACCTGTATCGTATTCTGATTCATCAAGAAAGAGGTCTAGTAATAAACAATTCATTTTTTATTTTATTGGTAATTATAGGTTTATGTGTTCTATGTTCGTGTACAAATCTATACAAATAGAATTAAAAAGTGTTTAGTATATTGCTAACTTGTTGAAAATGCTGAAAAATAAAAGATAATTTTTCAAAACAGTATCTTTACAGAAAAGTAATAACTAAAGTAAAAAATACTTGTATCTTATACATTCTTTTCAGAGTATTGTACCGACAAATCAGTATGAAATAGTATTAAAGTTCATGTTCTATCCTCTGATTAAAAATAATATATCAATTTAAATGTCAAAACAAACTACAACTTCCCTTCCTGCCATCAAACAAGACTCTCAACAACTTGTCAAAGGACAAGGGTTTGGAACAGCACCTGTATTTTTTACAGCTATTTCCACTATTTTGGGAGCAGTTATGTTTTTGCGTTTTGGCTATGCTGTTGGAAATGTCGGACTCTTAGGGTCTATTGGAATTATTTTGCTCGGACATATCGTAACCATTCCGACAGCAATGGCAATTGCTGAAATTGCGACCAACCAAAAAGTAGAAGGTGGAGGAGAATATTATATCGTTTCTCGTTCTTTTGGTCTGAATATAGGCGCAACTATCGGAATTGCACTCTATTTGTCTCAAGCTATTAGTGTTGCTTTCTATATTATTGCATTTGCTCAAGCCTTTCAGCCTCTTTTAGAATATTTGCGAACACTTCCTTTTATCATTGATAATCATTTGTTATTCTTTATACAAGACCGTTTGATTAGTATTCCAGCTCTTTTGCTTCTTATCTTGATGGTTTCTACCAAGGGAGCAGATTTGGGAGTTAAGGCTCTTTATTTTGTTGTGGCACTGCTTTTTGTCTCCTTAATAATGTTTTTTGCTGGAGAAACACCCTATGATTTTGATGCTGATATAGTGGGCTGGAGTCATTCCCTAAGTAATGGAGATAGTTTTTTCAAGGTTTTTGCGATTTGTTTTCCTGCCTTTACAGGAATGACAGCAGGTGTGGGACTTTCTGGAGACTTGAAAAGTCCTAGAAAATCTATTCCATTAGGAACACTCTCTGCTACCTTTGCAGGGATGATAGTGTATGGCTTTATTGTTTGGAAATTATATGTTTCGGCTTCTCCACAAGATTTGAATGGCGACCAACTCATTATGCAAAAAATTGCCCTTTGGGGACCTATTATCTTAGTTGGTTTGGCTGCTGCCACAGCTTCTTCTGCACTAGGTTCTATTTTGGTTGCTCCAAGAACCTTACAAGCCTTAGCTAACGATGATGCTTTCCCTTCTCAAAACATGAACAAATGGCTGGCAAAGGGAAAAGGAAAAAAAGCAGAGCCTTTCAACTCTACACTTGTTACTTCAGTTATTGCTCTTGTTTTTGTTGCTGCTGGTGATGTGAATGCTGTTGCCGAAATTATCTCCATGTTTTTTATGGTAACGTATGGTACTATTTGTATGATTTCATTTTTAGAACATCTTTCTGGCGATACTTCTTATCGTCCTACATTCCGTTCCAAATGGTATATTTCGCTTCTAGGCGCAGTAGCTTGTGTTTTTATGATGTTTAGTATGAATGCGACTTACGCATTTAT
This region includes:
- a CDS encoding hydroxymethylglutaryl-CoA synthase family protein — encoded protein: MNQNTIQVGIDAMSFYVPHIYLDLETLAPSRNLDYEKLSKGLGVLKMALPDVNEDAASMAANAVWKLIKEYNLNPKDIGRLYVGTESGLDGAKPIATYILGMLNQKLQEEHKKEPNTEFFENCDALDMTFACIGGVDALQNTLDWARGNKNRIGIVVATDYAKYEKNSGGEYTQGAGAVAMLVKQNPRLIAINDIWGVSTKSEHDFFKPNFSETPVFDGQFSNSCYQNRLHDAYFSFKKQAVKEGLYNENDILSERWNSLIFHLPYAFHGKRMFSQIFTKERLFLTDKSRREGYLERFGISQENLYSEPKELFKKVAKTDSYRIFVKEKIETSQLASSHIGNMYTASIFMALMSCLEMKKEMLFKGEKLEGQKIGFCAYGSGSKSKVFEGVLQKNAIEIIEKFNVFSTLKNRKAISLEEYEALHDKKHTFPLNGSNGNFILSEIKSEPKVLADARFYAYQE
- a CDS encoding amino acid permease, with translation MSKQTTTSLPAIKQDSQQLVKGQGFGTAPVFFTAISTILGAVMFLRFGYAVGNVGLLGSIGIILLGHIVTIPTAMAIAEIATNQKVEGGGEYYIVSRSFGLNIGATIGIALYLSQAISVAFYIIAFAQAFQPLLEYLRTLPFIIDNHLLFFIQDRLISIPALLLLILMVSTKGADLGVKALYFVVALLFVSLIMFFAGETPYDFDADIVGWSHSLSNGDSFFKVFAICFPAFTGMTAGVGLSGDLKSPRKSIPLGTLSATFAGMIVYGFIVWKLYVSASPQDLNGDQLIMQKIALWGPIILVGLAAATASSALGSILVAPRTLQALANDDAFPSQNMNKWLAKGKGKKAEPFNSTLVTSVIALVFVAAGDVNAVAEIISMFFMVTYGTICMISFLEHLSGDTSYRPTFRSKWYISLLGAVACVFMMFSMNATYAFISLVSMVVLHIVMSQYRKKSTGIVYLFQGAIFQINRELRVFLQKREDEQNNQWNPAIVCLSQDFFRRQSAFNMLRWLSHRYGFGTYIHYIQGFLSKETNIIAKETKKEIIQMASKTKSNVYIDTLVSPSVTSSIAQVLQLPGVSGLENNMFLLEFSKNNLDNIKGIIDNYPLIKATSFDVCVLATSERNFGFKKSINIWITRHSFQNANLMILLAYVIVGHRDWKDADIKLKAVYPDSDIATERDKLIELIKSGRLPISATNVELIAQRGKSMKQIINEKSKSADLTLIGLNDKQVKEEGESVFTGYNDISDILFVNSHNQKVIE